Proteins from one Malania oleifera isolate guangnan ecotype guangnan chromosome 4, ASM2987363v1, whole genome shotgun sequence genomic window:
- the LOC131152949 gene encoding transcription factor PIF3-like isoform X1 produces MPFSELHRMAKGKLDSTHQKTATCSTDLSFVPDSDFVELIWENGQIVTQNQSGRARKNHSISNSFPSYTPKPRDKDTTGNAANSRMGMFGAMDSTILNDFPLSVPSGEMSLNQDDDMVPWFNYPIDDSLQHEYCSYFLPELSGITVNDHSAQNNSFTSIEKRSNSNLLMKVTSGDGEPTRTRSSHLHSSLSSHQCQTLPSLRLRVSDSISNNTSNAHHTSGTRDSIQVVASSGGFSSLNVQKQDSGLPSISSGVINFSHFARPAALVKANLQSIGAMAAGNGSKDKVSAASSSNNANSMLNNLNGALQKEIGPRSQANLIPSTVDSSPLVTKMSEQATPAKQSEVMCQENTVKSDKFSNQVAGMSLAIGMPDAERSVEPAVASSSACSGNSMEGASNDPKQNMKRKCHDNEESEGPSDGVEEESVGVRKAVPARGGAGSKRSRAAEVHNLSERRRRDRINEKMRALQELIPNCNKVDKASMLDEAIEYLKTLQLQVQIMSMGTGMCMPPPMMFPTGMQHMHTAHMAHFSHMGVGMSMGMGMGMGMGFGMGMLDMNGGSPGCPMFQASPMQGSYFSGPPISGPNSFQRMGASNLQMFGIPGQGLNMSMPNAPFIPLPGGPPAKSTMGLNASGAAGHVEVSDPAPASSPKDLIENTTSQVNQDTHANCSMNQRSNQARNEGFSESTLVHESDQAPDVSGTETINTTSRNDSLPGGTGLDF; encoded by the exons ATGCCTTTCTCTGAACTTCATCGGATGGCTAAGGGGAAGCTCGATTCAACCCACCAGAAAACTGCCACTTGTTCAACCGATCTTTCTTTCGT ACCTGACAGTGACTTTGTTGAGCTAATTTGGGAAAATGGTCAAATTGTGACGCAAAATCAGTCCGGTAGAGCTAGAAAGAATCATTCCATTTCTAACAGTTTCCCATCTTACACCCCCAAGCCTCGAGATAAAGACACTACTGGAAATGCAGCCAATTCAAGGATGGGAATGTTTGGAGCCATGGATTCTACAATCTTGAATGATTTCCCGCTGTCAGTGCCATCTGGCGAAATGAGTTTGAATCAAGATGATGACATGGTACCCTGGTTTAATTACCCAATTGATGATTCATTGCAACATGAGTACTGTTCTTATTTCTTGCCTGAGTTATCTGGGATAACTGTAAATGACCATTCTGCGCAGAATAATAGTTTTACATCAATAGAGAAGAGAAGCAACTCTAATCTGTTAATGAAGGTTACTTCTGGAGATGGTGAACCCACAAGAACACGAAGTAGTCATTTGCATTCTTCCTTGTCATCGCATCAATGCCAGACATTACCATCTCTCAGGTTGAGAGTTTCAGATTCCATAAGCAATAATACTAGCAATGCTCACCATACCAGTGGTACTAGGGATTCAATTCAAGTGGTAGCCTCGTCCGGTGGTTTCTCCAGCTTGAATGTACAGAAGCAAGATTCAGGACTTCCTAGTATAAGCTCCGGTGTTATAAATTTTTCCCATTTCGCCCGACCCGCTGCTCTCGTTAAGGCTAATCTTCAGAGCATTGGTGCTATGGCTGCTGGAAATGGAAGTAAGGATAAAGTTTCTGCTGCAAGCAGTAGCAATAATGCCAATTCCATGCTCAACAATTTGAATGGTGCATTACAGAAGGAAATAGGTCCCCGTAGCCAAGCTAATTTGATTCCATCCACAGTTGATTCAAGTCCATTGGTGACCAAGATGTCCGAGCAGGCGACTCCTGCTAAGCAATCAGAAGTTATGTGCCAAGAAAATACTGTTAAGAGTGATAAATTCTCAAATCAAGTTGCTGGAATGAGCTTGGCGATAGGAATGCCTGATGCTGAAAGGTCTGTAGAACCAGCAGTTGCTTCTTCCTCTGCATGCTCAGGAAATAGTATGGAGGGAGCTTCAAATGATCCCAAGCAGAATATGAAGAGAAAATGCCATGACAATGAAGAGTCTGAAGGTCCAAGTGAT GGTGTTGAAGAAGAATCAGTGGGCGTAAGAAAGGCAGTTCCTGCTCGAGGAGGTGCTGGTTCCAAGAGAAGTCGGGCTGCAGAAGTGCATAACTTATCTGAGAGG AGGCGAAGGGATCGGATCAATGAGAAAATGCGTGCATTGCAAGAGCTCATACCCAACTGCAATaag GTGGACAAGGCTTCAATGCTTGATGAGGCCATTGAGTATTTGAAGACACTTCAACTTCAAGTGCAG ATTATGTCAATGGGAACTGGAATGTGTATGCCTCCTCCTATGATGTTCCCAACAGGAATGCAACACATGCACACAGCCCATATGGCACATTTTTCACACATGGGTGTCGGAATGAGCATGGGCATGGGCATGGGCATGGGAATGGGTTTTGGAATGGGAATGCTTGACATGAATGGTGGTTCTCCTGGTTGCCCCATGTTTCAGGCATCCCCAATGCAAGGATCCTATTTTTCCGGCCCACCTATCTCGGGGCCAAATAGTTTCCAAAGGATGGGAGCATCTAATCTTCAAATGTTTGGGATTCCTGGTCAAGGACTTAATATGTCAATGCCAAATGCACCTTTCATTCCTCTGCCTGGTGGGCCTCCAGCGAAGTCGACCATGGGACTGAATGCCTCAGGGGCAGCTGGTCATGTTGAAGTTTCTGACCCTGCTCCTGCTTCAAGTCCAAAAGATCTTATTGAGAACACCACCTCACAAGTGAACCAGGATACTCATGCCAATTGCTCAATGAATCAAAGATCTAATCAG GCAAGGAATGAGGGTTTTTCAGAGTCTACTTTGGTGCATGAAAGTGATCAAGCGCCTGACGTTAGTGGCACTGAAACAATTAACACTACTAGCAGAAATGACAGTTTACCTGGTGGAACAGGTTTAGACTTCTGA
- the LOC131152949 gene encoding transcription factor PIF3-like isoform X2, with amino-acid sequence MPFSELHRMAKGKLDSTHQKTATCSTDLSFVPDSDFVELIWENGQIVTQNQSGRARKNHSISNSFPSYTPKPRDKDTTGNAANSRMGMFGAMDSTILNDFPLSVPSGEMSLNQDDDMVPWFNYPIDDSLQHEYCSYFLPELSGITVNDHSAQNNSFTSIEKRSNSNLLMKVTSGDGEPTRTRSSHLHSSLSSHQCQTLPSLRLRVSDSISNNTSNAHHTSGTRDSIQVVASSGGFSSLNVQKQDSGLPSISSGVINFSHFARPAALVKANLQSIGAMAAGNGSKDKVSAASSSNNANSMLNNLNGALQKEIGPRSQANLIPSTVDSSPLVTKMSEQATPAKQSEVMCQENTVKSDKFSNQVAGMSLAIGMPDAERSVEPAVASSSACSGNSMEGASNDPKQNMKRKCHDNEESEGPSDGVEEESVGVRKAVPARGGAGSKRSRAAEVHNLSERRRRDRINEKMRALQELIPNCNKVDKASMLDEAIEYLKTLQLQVQIMSMGTGMCMPPPMMFPTGMQHMHTAHMAHFSHMGVGMSMGMGMGMGMGFGMGMLDMNGGSPGCPMFQASPMQGSYFSGPPISGPNSFQRMGASNLQMFGIPGQGLNMSMPNAPFIPLPGGPPAKSTMGLNASGAAGHVEVSDPAPASSPKDLIENTTSQVNQDTHANCSMNQRSNQARNEGFSESTLVHESDQAPDVSGTETINTTSRNDSLPGGTGYD; translated from the exons ATGCCTTTCTCTGAACTTCATCGGATGGCTAAGGGGAAGCTCGATTCAACCCACCAGAAAACTGCCACTTGTTCAACCGATCTTTCTTTCGT ACCTGACAGTGACTTTGTTGAGCTAATTTGGGAAAATGGTCAAATTGTGACGCAAAATCAGTCCGGTAGAGCTAGAAAGAATCATTCCATTTCTAACAGTTTCCCATCTTACACCCCCAAGCCTCGAGATAAAGACACTACTGGAAATGCAGCCAATTCAAGGATGGGAATGTTTGGAGCCATGGATTCTACAATCTTGAATGATTTCCCGCTGTCAGTGCCATCTGGCGAAATGAGTTTGAATCAAGATGATGACATGGTACCCTGGTTTAATTACCCAATTGATGATTCATTGCAACATGAGTACTGTTCTTATTTCTTGCCTGAGTTATCTGGGATAACTGTAAATGACCATTCTGCGCAGAATAATAGTTTTACATCAATAGAGAAGAGAAGCAACTCTAATCTGTTAATGAAGGTTACTTCTGGAGATGGTGAACCCACAAGAACACGAAGTAGTCATTTGCATTCTTCCTTGTCATCGCATCAATGCCAGACATTACCATCTCTCAGGTTGAGAGTTTCAGATTCCATAAGCAATAATACTAGCAATGCTCACCATACCAGTGGTACTAGGGATTCAATTCAAGTGGTAGCCTCGTCCGGTGGTTTCTCCAGCTTGAATGTACAGAAGCAAGATTCAGGACTTCCTAGTATAAGCTCCGGTGTTATAAATTTTTCCCATTTCGCCCGACCCGCTGCTCTCGTTAAGGCTAATCTTCAGAGCATTGGTGCTATGGCTGCTGGAAATGGAAGTAAGGATAAAGTTTCTGCTGCAAGCAGTAGCAATAATGCCAATTCCATGCTCAACAATTTGAATGGTGCATTACAGAAGGAAATAGGTCCCCGTAGCCAAGCTAATTTGATTCCATCCACAGTTGATTCAAGTCCATTGGTGACCAAGATGTCCGAGCAGGCGACTCCTGCTAAGCAATCAGAAGTTATGTGCCAAGAAAATACTGTTAAGAGTGATAAATTCTCAAATCAAGTTGCTGGAATGAGCTTGGCGATAGGAATGCCTGATGCTGAAAGGTCTGTAGAACCAGCAGTTGCTTCTTCCTCTGCATGCTCAGGAAATAGTATGGAGGGAGCTTCAAATGATCCCAAGCAGAATATGAAGAGAAAATGCCATGACAATGAAGAGTCTGAAGGTCCAAGTGAT GGTGTTGAAGAAGAATCAGTGGGCGTAAGAAAGGCAGTTCCTGCTCGAGGAGGTGCTGGTTCCAAGAGAAGTCGGGCTGCAGAAGTGCATAACTTATCTGAGAGG AGGCGAAGGGATCGGATCAATGAGAAAATGCGTGCATTGCAAGAGCTCATACCCAACTGCAATaag GTGGACAAGGCTTCAATGCTTGATGAGGCCATTGAGTATTTGAAGACACTTCAACTTCAAGTGCAG ATTATGTCAATGGGAACTGGAATGTGTATGCCTCCTCCTATGATGTTCCCAACAGGAATGCAACACATGCACACAGCCCATATGGCACATTTTTCACACATGGGTGTCGGAATGAGCATGGGCATGGGCATGGGCATGGGAATGGGTTTTGGAATGGGAATGCTTGACATGAATGGTGGTTCTCCTGGTTGCCCCATGTTTCAGGCATCCCCAATGCAAGGATCCTATTTTTCCGGCCCACCTATCTCGGGGCCAAATAGTTTCCAAAGGATGGGAGCATCTAATCTTCAAATGTTTGGGATTCCTGGTCAAGGACTTAATATGTCAATGCCAAATGCACCTTTCATTCCTCTGCCTGGTGGGCCTCCAGCGAAGTCGACCATGGGACTGAATGCCTCAGGGGCAGCTGGTCATGTTGAAGTTTCTGACCCTGCTCCTGCTTCAAGTCCAAAAGATCTTATTGAGAACACCACCTCACAAGTGAACCAGGATACTCATGCCAATTGCTCAATGAATCAAAGATCTAATCAG GCAAGGAATGAGGGTTTTTCAGAGTCTACTTTGGTGCATGAAAGTGATCAAGCGCCTGACGTTAGTGGCACTGAAACAATTAACACTACTAGCAGAAATGACAGTTTACCTGGTGGAACAG GTTATGATTGA